A single window of Poecilia reticulata strain Guanapo linkage group LG10, Guppy_female_1.0+MT, whole genome shotgun sequence DNA harbors:
- the fhl1a gene encoding four and a half LIM domains protein 1a isoform X1 has translation MTFYRHSGPRSYLTSTMTDRFDCYYCHDNLHGKKYVKKDEKHVCTKCFDKLCANTCAECRRPIGADSKELHHKNRYWHEDCFRCAKCYKPLANEPFSARDDGKIMCGKCGSREDGNRCQGCYKVVMPGAQNVEYKNKVWHDECFTCFECKQPIRTQSFLARGDDIYCAPCHEKKFAKKCFKCKQPITSGGISYQDQPWHSECFVCETCRKPLAGSRFTSHEDHVYCVDCYKTDVAKKCHGCKNPITGFGHGTNVVNYEGFSWHEYCFTCKKCSLSLANKRFVINAEQIYCPDCAKKL, from the exons GTCCCAGGAGTTACCTCACCTCCACCATGACTGATCGCTTCGACTGCTACTACTGCCACGACAACCTGCACGGCAAGAAGTACGTGAAGAAGGATGAGAAGCACGTTTGCACCAAGTGCTTCGACAAACTCTGCGCCAACACCTGTGCAGAGTGCCGACGCCCAATCGGAGCCGACTCAAAG gaGCTGCACCATAAGAACCGCTACTGGCATGAGGATTGTTTCCGATGCGCTAAATGCTACAAGCCGCTGGCTAACGAGCCGTTTAGCGCCCGAGACGATGGCAAGATCATGTGTGGGAAGTGCGGCTCCAGGGAGGACGGCAACCGCTGCCAGGGCTGCTACAAGGTGGTGATGCCAG GGGCGCAGAACGTGGAGTACAAGAACAAGGTGTGGCATGACGAATGCTTCACCTGCTTCGAGTGCAAGCAGCCAATCCGCACGCAGAGCTTCCTGGCCAGAGGCGATGACATCTACTGCGCTCCGTGCCACGAGAAGAAGTTTGCCAAGAAATGCTTCAAGTGCAAGCAG CCCATCACCTCTGGAGGGATCAGCTACCAGGACCAGCCCTGGCACTCGGAGTGCTTTGTGTGCGAGACGTGCCGTAAACCTCTGGCAGGATCGCGCTTCACCTCCCATGAGGATCACGTTTACTGCGTGGACTGCTACAAGACCGACGTGGCCAAGAAGTGCCACGGCTGCAAGAACCCAATCACAG GGTTCGGCCACGGCACCAACGTGGTGAACTACGAGGGATTCTCCTGGCACGAGTATTGCTTCACCTGCAAGAAATGCTCCCTGTCCCTCGCCAACAAGCGCTTCGTCATCAACGCAGAGCAGATTTACTGCCCCGACTGCGCCAAGAAGCTGTGA
- the fhl1a gene encoding four and a half LIM domains protein 1a isoform X2, with the protein MTDRFDCYYCHDNLHGKKYVKKDEKHVCTKCFDKLCANTCAECRRPIGADSKELHHKNRYWHEDCFRCAKCYKPLANEPFSARDDGKIMCGKCGSREDGNRCQGCYKVVMPGAQNVEYKNKVWHDECFTCFECKQPIRTQSFLARGDDIYCAPCHEKKFAKKCFKCKQPITSGGISYQDQPWHSECFVCETCRKPLAGSRFTSHEDHVYCVDCYKTDVAKKCHGCKNPITGFGHGTNVVNYEGFSWHEYCFTCKKCSLSLANKRFVINAEQIYCPDCAKKL; encoded by the exons ATGACTGATCGCTTCGACTGCTACTACTGCCACGACAACCTGCACGGCAAGAAGTACGTGAAGAAGGATGAGAAGCACGTTTGCACCAAGTGCTTCGACAAACTCTGCGCCAACACCTGTGCAGAGTGCCGACGCCCAATCGGAGCCGACTCAAAG gaGCTGCACCATAAGAACCGCTACTGGCATGAGGATTGTTTCCGATGCGCTAAATGCTACAAGCCGCTGGCTAACGAGCCGTTTAGCGCCCGAGACGATGGCAAGATCATGTGTGGGAAGTGCGGCTCCAGGGAGGACGGCAACCGCTGCCAGGGCTGCTACAAGGTGGTGATGCCAG GGGCGCAGAACGTGGAGTACAAGAACAAGGTGTGGCATGACGAATGCTTCACCTGCTTCGAGTGCAAGCAGCCAATCCGCACGCAGAGCTTCCTGGCCAGAGGCGATGACATCTACTGCGCTCCGTGCCACGAGAAGAAGTTTGCCAAGAAATGCTTCAAGTGCAAGCAG CCCATCACCTCTGGAGGGATCAGCTACCAGGACCAGCCCTGGCACTCGGAGTGCTTTGTGTGCGAGACGTGCCGTAAACCTCTGGCAGGATCGCGCTTCACCTCCCATGAGGATCACGTTTACTGCGTGGACTGCTACAAGACCGACGTGGCCAAGAAGTGCCACGGCTGCAAGAACCCAATCACAG GGTTCGGCCACGGCACCAACGTGGTGAACTACGAGGGATTCTCCTGGCACGAGTATTGCTTCACCTGCAAGAAATGCTCCCTGTCCCTCGCCAACAAGCGCTTCGTCATCAACGCAGAGCAGATTTACTGCCCCGACTGCGCCAAGAAGCTGTGA